The nucleotide sequence AGACGCTGCCGCGCTCGTCCACCGCCGAGCGGATGAACCCGTACACCAGCATGTGGACCGGCACGCACGACACCGACGGCCCGCAGGTCTTCCATCTGGTGCTCCTCGACAACGGACGCACCAGGACACTCGCCGACGAGGTCGGCCGGCAGGCGCTGCGCTGCATCCGCTGTTCGGCGTGTCTGAACGTGTGCCCGGTGTACGAGCGGGCCGGCGGCCACGCCTACGGCTCGGTGTACCCGGGCCCGATCGGCGCGATCCTCAGCCCCCAACTGCGCGGCACGCAGAGCGACATCGACGCCTCGCTGCCGTTCGCCTCCTCGCTCTGCGGAGCCTGCTACGACGTGTGCCCGGTCGCCATCGACATCCCCGAGGTGCTGGTGCACCTGCGCGAGCGCGTCGCCGACCAGGGCGGCAAGGGGCACCGGCTGGAGAAGGCCGCGATGAAGGCCGCCGGCTGGGTCTTCGACCACCCCCGGGTGATGGCGGCGGGGGAGCGCGCGGCCTCCAGGACCCGCAAGCTCCACCCCGCGAAGCTGCCCGGCGCGAGTGCCTGGACCAACACCCGGGACCTGCCGGAGATGCCCGCCGAGTCGTTCCGCGACTGGTGGAAGAAGAACCGCGAGAACGGCCGGAAGGACACCGGATCATGAGCACCGCGTCAGAGCCCGGCACCTCGCGGGAAAGCACCGTCTCCGGATCGCGCGAGCGGATTCTCGCCCGGATCCGCAGCGCGGTCGCCGAAGCCCCGGAAGCCCCCGAGGCCGCCCGCGACTACCTCGACACCCACACCCCCGACGACCGGATCGTGGAACTGCTCGCCGAGAACCTCGCCGACTACCGCGCGCTCGTCCACCGCACCGACCAGGCGGGGCTGCCCGCCGTCATCGCCCGGCTGCTCGCCGAGCGCGGCGCGCGCACCGTCGCCGTACCGCCGCTGCTCCCCGCGGACTGGCTGGCGGAGTCCGACGTCAGCCGGATCCCGGACAGCGCCGACGAGACGGCCCAGCGGCTGGACGCCGTCGACAGCGTCGTCACCGGCTGCGCCGTCGCCATCGCGGAGACCGGCACGATCGTCCTCGACGGCTCGCCCGACCAGGGGCGCCGCCGGATCACCCTCGTCCCCGACCATCACATCTGTGTCGTACGGGTGCCGGACCAGGTCGTGGCGTCCGTGCCGCGCGCCATGCCCCGGCTCGACCCGACCCGGCCGCTGACCTGGATCTCAGGCCCTTCGGCCACCAGCGACATCGAACTCGACCGGGTCGAGGGCGTGCACGGCCCGCGCACCCTCGAAGTCGTCCTCGTCACGGCCGCCGCAGAGTAGGCGCGAGGGTGGCGGCGTCCACCGCACCGCCGCTCTCCGCGACCCGCGCGGCCAGCTCCCGGGCCCAGTCGATCAGCGCGGGCACGTCGATCTCGTACGTGGGAGCGGTGCGCGTCGCAGCGCTGCCCGCCGGCGCCGCTGCCACGTACCCCTCGATCTGGGCGGCGCCGCGCAGCAGCAGCCGCGCGCCGCCCGTGCTGTTGCCGCGCGCCGCGTGCGTCAGTCCCACGGCGAGCTGCGCCAGCCCCTTCCACAGCGCCCGCTCCGCCTCGGGGCCGGACTTCCACGCGTCCTCGAAGACCTCGTGCGCGTGGAACGGCATCCCCGCTCCGAGCAGCCGCTGCGCCTCGGTGACCGTCTCCAGCGGAGTGCGGACGAGTCCTTCCGGTTGCCGTTCGACCCCCGGTGTCCCGTACGGCAGTGGCCGCCCCAGATCGTCCCGCGGCCGGGCGTTGCGCGCGCGCCCCTCCTGGTCCCGGTCCCGTGTCTCCCGCAGATCGTCGTCCATCCTCCGATTGTCCCTCCTGCGGTGGTCCCTCCGCCCGGCCGGGACCGGGGCCTTGCGGGGACCGGGGCCTTGCGGGGGGCGGGGCAGCTGCGATGATGTTCACGCGACGTGCACACAAATGACCTGGGGGGGACATGGGGACCGTCGGTACGGCACTGCTGGAACTGAGAACGGCCCAGAAGTCGGCCAAGGGAGTCTCGCTCTACTCCCGCTTCGTGAACAGGCCGGTGGGCCGCTACCTGGCCGCCGGATCGCACGGCATCGGCCTGACGCCCAATCAGGTCACGCTGGTCAGCGCGGTGTTCAGCTTCGCCGCAGTGACCGCGCTGGCCGTGGGCCGGCCGTCCTGGGACCTCGGCATCGCCGTCTGGGCCGCGCTGGCCGTCGGCTTCGCCTTCGACTCGGCCGACGGGCAGCTCGCCCGGCTGCGCGGCAGCGGCAGCGCGGCGGGGGAGTGGCTGGACCATGTGGTGGACTGCGCGAAGATCACCGCGCTGCACACCGCCGTACTGATCTCCTTCTTCCGGTATCCCGAGCACTACGGGATACCGGAAGAGGCCTGGCTGCTGGTGCCGCTCGGATTCCAGTTCTCCGCCGTCGTGACGTTCTTCGGCGGCCTGCTCACCGAGAAACTCAAGCCGCGTCCCGCGCCGGGCAGCGCCGCACCCGCGCCGTCCACCCTGCGCGCCGTCGCCCTGCTGCCGGTCGACCACGGCATGTTCTGCCTGGTCTTCCTGCTGCTGGGCGGCGGGAGCTGGTTCCGCTGGACCTACACGGCCCTGGGTGTCGCTTCCGTGCTGTTCCTGCTGGCCTTCCTCACGAAGTGGTTCCGGGAACTGACCGCAGTTCCGCGCTGAACTGCGGCTCGGGCTCGGCCAGTACGTCGAGCGCCCGGCGCAGCTGGGTGCTCGACGTGTGCACGGTGTACGGGAAGTAGACGATCTCGACGCCGACTTCGGCGAAGTCCCGCTCCAGCTTGTCGCCCTTCGGCGTGCCCCGCCAGTCGTCGCCCTTGAACAGGACGTCGAACCGGACCTGGCGCCAGGTCTCCACCTTGTCGGGGACCGTCTCGACGAAGGCGGCGTCCACGTACTTCACGCTCCGGACGATCTCCAGCCGCTCGACAAGCGGAATCATCGGCCGGCGGCCCTTGGCCCGCTCGGCCATCTCGTCCGAGACGACCCCGGCGACCAGGTAGTCGCACCGACTGCGGGCATGTCTCAGGATGTTGAGGTGCCCGATGTGGAAAAGATCGTAAGCACCGGGTGCGTAGCCGACGCGATAAGACATGTTGTTCGTCCTACTGTGTGCCATGAAATGAACCCCCCACGGCGCCGCACCCCCCCGGGCGCGGCTGAAGCTACTGACGATAGCGTGCACATTCCCTTCCGTAAGGGTGAACAATGAGGGCGAGATCAGGTTCACCTCTGGGGGGAAGGGACCGCTTCGTGAAAGCACACCGAGATACCGGCGCGCCGGGCGGGGGTGCGCGCCGGCTGCTGCTGGTGTCCACCAACTACGCGCCCGAGCACGCGGGCATCGGCCCGTACGCCACACAGATCGCCGAGCACTGGGCGGGCAGCGGGCATGAGACGCACGTCCTGACCGGAATGCCGCACTACCCGTCCTGGTCCCTGGACCCGGCGTACGCGGGCGTCTGGCGCCGCACGGAACACCTGCGGGGGGTCGTCGTGCACCGGCGCAGGCACACCGTCCCGCCTCGGCAGACCGCCGTCAGACGCGCTCTGTTCGAGGGAACGATCCTGCTGCACGGCATCGCTGCGCCGCCCCGGATGGGCCGCCCCGACGCCGTACTGGCCCAGCTGCCCAGCCTCGCCGGCGGGGTGCTCGGGGCGCGGCTCGCCGCGCGCTGGCGCGTGCCGTACATACCCGTCGTGCAGGACCTGATGGGGGCCGCCGCCGCCCAGAGCGGAATCCGTGGCGGCGACCGCGCCGCCGCCGTGGCGCAGCGCGCCGAGTCGTACGCCCTGCGGCGCGGCCGGCTGGTCGGCGTCATCCACGAGACCTTCGTCGAACCCGTCCGGGCGATGGGCGTCGACCCGGGGCGCATCAGGGTCGTGCCCAACTGGTCGCATGTGCCGGGCCCGTCGCGCGCCCGCGCGGAGACCCGCAAGCGGCTCGGCTGGGCCGAAGGCGAGACCGTCCTGCTGCACTCCGGCAACATGGGCCTGAAACAGGGCCTCGACGTCCTGGTCGATGCGGCCAGACGCGATCCGGCGGTGCGGGTGGTCCTGATGGGCGACGGCAACCAGCGCGAGGCGCTGGGCAGGGCCGCCGACGGCATCCCCAACCTGGACTTCCTGCCGCCCGCCGGGGATGATGAGTTTCCGGACATCCTCGCGGCGGCCGACGTCCTCGCCGTCACGCAGCGGGCCTCGGTGCTCGACATGAGTGTGCCGTCCAAGCTGACCTCGTACTTCGCCTCGGGGCGGCCCGTCGTCGCCTCGGTCGCCGCCGAGGGCGGCACGGCTCTTGAGGTGCTGCGTTCCGGCGCCGGGGTGCTCGTACCGCCGGAGGACCCGGACGATCTGCTGAAGGCGGTGCGTAGACTCGCCGAAGATCCGGCGGGCGCCGACGCTCTGGGGGCGGCGGGACCACGCCATGTGACGGCTCATCTGTCACGGGCCGACGGCCTCGCCCGGATCGACGCACTCATCGACGAGGCCATGGGGGGTCCACTGACGTGACGGACATGCATGTCTCCGCTGCGGGTGACGACGAGCCGAACCCGCTCAGGGACCAGTTCAGGCAGCTGCTGCGCTACCGCTGGCTGATCGGCGGCGGCGTCGGCATCGGCCTGGTCGGCGGCGCCTGGCTGGGCGTGACGTCCGCCGAGTCGTACGCGGCGTCCAGCGACGTCAGACTGCGGGCGCCCAGCACCGATCCGTTCAACTCCGCCGTCTCGGTGGACAAGAGCGTCGACATGGGCTCCGAGCGGCAGACCGCGATCAGCGGCAGCGTCCTCGACCTGGCGGCCTCCCGGCTCGGTGTGGCCGGGGGAGCGGGCGCACTGCGCTCGGGGATCCAGGTCACCAACCCGCCCCAGACCATGGTGCTGCACTTCACCTACACGGCGGCCTCGCCCACCGAGGCGGCCCGCCGCGCCAACGCCCTGACCAAGGCCTATCTGGACCTGCGCAAGAAGCAGTGGACCGGCATCAGGGACAGCATGGTCAAGAACTACACCGACGAGCTGAACCCGCTCGGCAAGCAGCAGGACGAGCTGACCAAGGAGATCAACGAGCTGCCCGAGGACACGGCCGCCTCGGACTCCGCGTATACGGTGCGGGCCAATCTGCTCAACAAGATCAACGATCTGCAGAGCAGCATCAGCAGCCTCAAGTCGCTCAACATGACGCCGGGTGATGTCATCGCCGTCGCCACGGCGCCCGCCTCCTCCCAGGGGCTCGGGCTGCCGCTCTCCGTCGGACTCGGCGGCGCCGTCGGGGTCGCGCTCGGTCTGCTCGGCGCCTGGGTCCGGCTGGTGTTCGACCCCTCGCCGCGCTCGTCGAGCGACATCGTCCGAGCCGTACGGGCCCCCGTGCTCGGCACCCTGCCGCGCGCCGGGTCGGGCCCGCTCCTGGCCGACCAGGCGGACTCGCGGATCGCCGAGGAGTACCGCTCGGTGGCCTTCCGGCTCGCCTACGACCAGCGGTTCGCCGACCGGCGCAGGCTGCTCGTGGTGGCCCCGCGGGGCAGCAGCGACGCGGCGGCCGCCGTCGCCGCCAACCTGGCCGCCTCGTTCGCCGAGACCGGCAAGGACGTGCTGCTCATCGAAGCCGATCTGCGCACCCCCTCGCTCGCCGGGCGACTGCGGGTGAACGCCGCGGCGCGGCCGAGCTGGAGCCTGCCCGCCGATCCGGACGAGGCGGGCTGGCCGGGCAGCAGGCAACTGTCCGTCGACGCGGGCGAGTCGGGCTCCTTCGACCTGGTCCCCGGCGAGCGTGTGCGCAACGTGGCCCGTGCGCTCACCTCCACCCGGATGACCCGGCTGATCGACGAGGCCGACTCGCCGAACGCCACCGTCGTCGTCCTCGCGCCGCCGGTCCTCGCCTACGCCGACGCGCTGGCACTGGCCGACCGGGTGGACGGCGTCCTCGTCGTCTGCGACCCGACGTCCGTGCACCGCGCCGACCTCGCCAGGATCCGCGAACTCATCACCGGCGCCGGCGGTACGGTGCTGGGTGCCGTGGTGCACACCAAACCGCACCGCCGCCCCGGCAAGGGCGGCAGCTCGGCGCACCGCGGTGCCAGAGGTGCGGGAAACGGCCCGCCGCCACCGGCCGGACCGGCCCAGGAGCCGGAGCAGCCACCGATGGGGGACGGCAGCGACACGGTGGGACTGCGCACCGTACGCGCCGGCGATCTGCGGTGAGACGCTCGGCCGTCGTCGCGGCTTCGGTACTCGACCAGGCGGCCTCCAGCCTGACCAACATCCTGGTGCTCGTGATGGCGGCCCGGGTCTCCACGGCGGCCGGCTTCGCCGCCTTCTCGATGGTCTACCTGACCTTCACCGTGCTGCTCGGCCTCAACATGTCGTACGTGGGGCAGGCCGTCGTCCTGGAGCGCGGCGACGACGACGGGACACTCGCCTCGGCCTGCCGCTCCGCCGCCGTGTTCACCGCCTGCGCCTCCCTGATCGCCGGCGCGCTGCTGGTGACGGGCGGCGCGGTGACCGGCGGCCGGGCGGGCGGCGCCTTCCTGGCGCTCGGTCTCGTCCTGCCCGTCGTGCTCGTCCAGGACGGCCTGCGCTACTCGTTCTCGGCGCTGCGCCAGCCGCACCGCGCGCTCGCCGCCGACGTCCTGCGGCTGGTGTGTGTCGTACCGGCCCTGCTGCTCCAGCCGCACCACGCGGCGCCCGCCCGGCTCGTGGCCGTGTGGGGCTTCTCGGCGCTGCCCGCGCTGCTGGTGGGACTCCTGCTGCTGCGGCCGCTGGTGACCGGCGCCACCACGCACGTACGGCGCTACCTGCGGCGCGGCCACCTCGGGATGCGGTTCGTCGTCGAGTTCGCCGTCGGCAACGCGTCCAGCCAGCTCGCGGTGCTCGGACTCGGCCTGTTCGCCAGCCCGTTGACGGTCGGCGCGCTGCGCGGCGCCACCACCGTCTTCGGGCCGCTCAACGTCCTGTTCAACTCCGTCAACGCCTTCGGCCCGCCGGTGCTCGGCCGGCTCGGCGGCCGGCGCGCCACCGCGCGCGCGGCGGCGGGACTCGGCGGTGTGCTGGCCGTCGTCGGACTCGGCTGGGCGGCCGTGCTGTACGCGCTGCCCGACCGGATCGGGCACCAACTCCTCGGCGCTACCTGGCAGTCGGCGTCCCAGATGTTCCCCGCCACCGGCACCCAGTACGCGTTCATGGCGCTCGGCACCTGCGGGCTGGTCACGCTGCGGGTGCTCAGCCCGCGCGCCACCCTGCCCCTGCAGATCGTCTTCTCGCTGCTCACCGTCGTGCTGATGCTCGGCGGTTACGCCGTCGACGGGGCGCTCGGCGCCGCGTGGGGCCTGGCAGCGGGCTCCGCCCTCAAGGCCCTCGCCGCCTGGATACGGGTCAGCCGGCTGCGTACCGAACCGGACAGGCTCGCGGACGATCAGCGCAGCGCCGCTCCCTTGTCCTGACGGTACGTCATGACGAGCGCGACACAGAGCACGGCGATCGCGATCCGCCCCGACGCCTGGAGCAGCGGCCCGCGCAGCAGGATGAACGAATAGCCGGCCACCAGCGGCACCACCAGCGCGATCAGACTCCCCGGCGGCGCGCGCCGGGTCGCCCTGCGGGCGTATCTGCCGTCGACCCTGGCCGCCGCGTACCCCATGCCGAGCAGCCCGAGAGCCATGCCCAGCGGGCCGAAGTCGATCCACAGCTCGGCCCACACCGGTGAGGAGAGATTGGTGTTGACCGTGCCCATCCACTGGCCGACCATCACGCCCGTGTCGCGCGGCTTGCCCGGCCAGGCGGAGCGCGGCACGGCGAAGAAGACCGAACCTGCCAACTGGCGGCCGAAACTGTGGCCGTGCCCCGAGCGCACGAAGGTGATCGTGTTGGCGAACATGCCGACCTGGTCGTAGTCCTTGAGCGCCAGCGGCTGGAGCAGTGAAGTCGTCTCCACCGGGCGGTAGTTCTTCGCGTCGTAGCGGAAGCGGTCGGCGAACGGGAAGATCACCAGCGCCACCACGACACCCAGACTCAGCGCCGCCCGGTACATCGCCGCACTCACCGGGAAGACCGTGAACAGCAGCGAGAACAGCACGGTCAGGAACCAGTAACGCGGATTGGATATCGGGTTGTTGACCACCAGGTTGAGCGCGCAGAGC is from Streptomyces sp. NBC_00370 and encodes:
- a CDS encoding LUD domain-containing protein: MSTASEPGTSRESTVSGSRERILARIRSAVAEAPEAPEAARDYLDTHTPDDRIVELLAENLADYRALVHRTDQAGLPAVIARLLAERGARTVAVPPLLPADWLAESDVSRIPDSADETAQRLDAVDSVVTGCAVAIAETGTIVLDGSPDQGRRRITLVPDHHICVVRVPDQVVASVPRAMPRLDPTRPLTWISGPSATSDIELDRVEGVHGPRTLEVVLVTAAAE
- a CDS encoding DUF309 domain-containing protein, with product MRETRDRDQEGRARNARPRDDLGRPLPYGTPGVERQPEGLVRTPLETVTEAQRLLGAGMPFHAHEVFEDAWKSGPEAERALWKGLAQLAVGLTHAARGNSTGGARLLLRGAAQIEGYVAAAPAGSAATRTAPTYEIDVPALIDWARELAARVAESGGAVDAATLAPTLRRP
- a CDS encoding CDP-alcohol phosphatidyltransferase family protein, whose protein sequence is MGTVGTALLELRTAQKSAKGVSLYSRFVNRPVGRYLAAGSHGIGLTPNQVTLVSAVFSFAAVTALAVGRPSWDLGIAVWAALAVGFAFDSADGQLARLRGSGSAAGEWLDHVVDCAKITALHTAVLISFFRYPEHYGIPEEAWLLVPLGFQFSAVVTFFGGLLTEKLKPRPAPGSAAPAPSTLRAVALLPVDHGMFCLVFLLLGGGSWFRWTYTALGVASVLFLLAFLTKWFRELTAVPR
- a CDS encoding adenylyltransferase/cytidyltransferase family protein; the encoded protein is MSYRVGYAPGAYDLFHIGHLNILRHARSRCDYLVAGVVSDEMAERAKGRRPMIPLVERLEIVRSVKYVDAAFVETVPDKVETWRQVRFDVLFKGDDWRGTPKGDKLERDFAEVGVEIVYFPYTVHTSSTQLRRALDVLAEPEPQFSAELRSVPGTTS
- a CDS encoding glycosyltransferase family 4 protein, whose translation is MVSTNYAPEHAGIGPYATQIAEHWAGSGHETHVLTGMPHYPSWSLDPAYAGVWRRTEHLRGVVVHRRRHTVPPRQTAVRRALFEGTILLHGIAAPPRMGRPDAVLAQLPSLAGGVLGARLAARWRVPYIPVVQDLMGAAAAQSGIRGGDRAAAVAQRAESYALRRGRLVGVIHETFVEPVRAMGVDPGRIRVVPNWSHVPGPSRARAETRKRLGWAEGETVLLHSGNMGLKQGLDVLVDAARRDPAVRVVLMGDGNQREALGRAADGIPNLDFLPPAGDDEFPDILAAADVLAVTQRASVLDMSVPSKLTSYFASGRPVVASVAAEGGTALEVLRSGAGVLVPPEDPDDLLKAVRRLAEDPAGADALGAAGPRHVTAHLSRADGLARIDALIDEAMGGPLT
- a CDS encoding lipopolysaccharide biosynthesis protein — encoded protein: MHVSAAGDDEPNPLRDQFRQLLRYRWLIGGGVGIGLVGGAWLGVTSAESYAASSDVRLRAPSTDPFNSAVSVDKSVDMGSERQTAISGSVLDLAASRLGVAGGAGALRSGIQVTNPPQTMVLHFTYTAASPTEAARRANALTKAYLDLRKKQWTGIRDSMVKNYTDELNPLGKQQDELTKEINELPEDTAASDSAYTVRANLLNKINDLQSSISSLKSLNMTPGDVIAVATAPASSQGLGLPLSVGLGGAVGVALGLLGAWVRLVFDPSPRSSSDIVRAVRAPVLGTLPRAGSGPLLADQADSRIAEEYRSVAFRLAYDQRFADRRRLLVVAPRGSSDAAAAVAANLAASFAETGKDVLLIEADLRTPSLAGRLRVNAAARPSWSLPADPDEAGWPGSRQLSVDAGESGSFDLVPGERVRNVARALTSTRMTRLIDEADSPNATVVVLAPPVLAYADALALADRVDGVLVVCDPTSVHRADLARIRELITGAGGTVLGAVVHTKPHRRPGKGGSSAHRGARGAGNGPPPPAGPAQEPEQPPMGDGSDTVGLRTVRAGDLR